A genomic stretch from Alteribacter keqinensis includes:
- the flgL gene encoding flagellar hook-associated protein FlgL codes for MRVTQSMLSNNSLRHLSQSYQQLHTLQNQLATGKKISRASEDPVVAMNGMRYRTQVTEIEQFKRNLGEVNNWMDNSDATLDKVAHSLHRVRELTVQASNDTYEGTQRDNIAKEVEELRKHLQSLANTKSNGKYIFNGTNTTNEPVRDDLLDVGLDSGGFQNWVEGEETAHEYHITHHGVRYDRIEDEDGEDIVFESANGDRIVLSGFPEETTIERQWTATDADENVTQETREMSEREIVISADASVSTNNSKVEIELLKGVNMPVNIDPSAVFSSDFFGDLIQLEKALRDPGVKGPELTKFIDTVDHQLERVVNERAELGARQNRIEMMEDRVREQEVIAKRVLSDNEDADMERVISQLMSQENVHRAALASSARILQPSLMDFLR; via the coding sequence ATGCGCGTAACACAATCAATGCTTTCAAACAATTCACTCCGCCACCTAAGCCAGAGCTACCAGCAGCTCCATACACTGCAAAACCAGCTTGCCACAGGAAAGAAAATCTCACGTGCATCGGAAGACCCAGTGGTCGCCATGAACGGGATGCGCTACCGCACCCAGGTAACAGAAATTGAGCAGTTCAAACGAAACCTCGGTGAAGTGAACAACTGGATGGATAACTCTGACGCTACTCTTGATAAAGTGGCCCACTCCCTCCACCGGGTCCGGGAACTGACCGTGCAGGCTTCCAATGATACCTATGAAGGAACCCAGAGAGATAACATTGCAAAAGAAGTGGAGGAACTCCGAAAGCACCTGCAGTCTCTGGCCAACACAAAGTCCAACGGGAAATACATCTTTAACGGGACGAACACAACGAACGAACCGGTCCGGGACGACCTTCTTGATGTAGGCCTTGACAGTGGAGGCTTCCAAAACTGGGTTGAAGGTGAAGAAACGGCTCACGAGTATCATATTACCCATCACGGCGTGCGGTACGACCGCATTGAGGATGAAGACGGGGAGGATATCGTGTTTGAAAGTGCAAACGGAGACCGGATTGTACTCAGCGGCTTCCCTGAAGAAACAACGATTGAACGGCAGTGGACGGCAACGGATGCTGATGAGAATGTGACGCAGGAAACAAGGGAGATGTCAGAAAGAGAGATCGTCATCTCCGCGGACGCATCTGTGTCGACAAACAACAGTAAAGTAGAAATAGAGCTGTTAAAGGGCGTGAACATGCCTGTCAACATTGATCCTTCCGCGGTGTTTTCGTCGGACTTTTTTGGAGATCTGATTCAGCTTGAAAAAGCCCTCCGGGACCCTGGCGTTAAAGGACCTGAACTGACCAAGTTTATCGATACCGTTGACCATCAGCTTGAACGGGTGGTCAATGAAAGGGCCGAGCTTGGTGCCAGACAGAACCGGATTGAAATGATGGAAGACCGTGTGCGGGAGCAGGAAGTCATCGCAAAGCGGGTGCTGTCGGATAATGAGGATGCAGATATGGAAAGGGTCATATCCCAGCTCATGTCTCAGGAAAACGTCCACCGGGCAGCCCTTGCTTCATCTGCCCGGATTCTGCAGCCGTCATTAATGGACTTTTTACGATAG
- the flgK gene encoding flagellar hook-associated protein FlgK, translating to MSTFHGLETARRAINTQQSAIHTTGHNIANANTQGYSRQRVNFTPTEAFPNPGFNKPSIPGQLGTGVKAGEIERIRESFLDLQYRKENNKHGYWSARHTALEKIEDIMNEPTEDGIAQTMDRFWQSLQDLSVYPEDSGARSVVRQNGIALAETFNYTAQSLEAVQRDYKNQLGVENTRVNSLLDQINNVNQQIASVEPHGYLANDLYDARDNLVDELSEYVNISVEQVSSGGMAKENAAGRYTIKLLNEHGQDMGVTLVNGRSLEAARFELSYDEDSGLIDGISVGGETFDPEEFNSYGKLKGSIETHGYLADGEEFGLIPEMMQSIDQMVYAFTSAFNDVHESGMSLYEMANGEESIAFFDFAGGLNISAGNVKGAALGLKVTDDILGDLDKIAAATVTGGEAFSGDGSNALALANVKDNPLNFGDSTTNVQSFYQGVIGALAVSTNEAERMSRNTDQLRESVDDRRQSISGVSLDEEMTNLIKFQHAYNAAARNMTTIDEMLDRIINGMGVVGR from the coding sequence ATGTCTACTTTTCACGGGCTGGAGACGGCACGGCGGGCGATCAATACCCAGCAGTCAGCGATACATACGACGGGGCATAACATTGCCAATGCGAACACGCAGGGGTATTCAAGGCAGCGGGTGAACTTTACCCCGACAGAAGCATTTCCCAATCCCGGATTCAATAAACCGAGCATTCCTGGCCAGCTGGGCACCGGTGTAAAAGCCGGAGAAATTGAACGCATCCGGGAGTCGTTTCTCGATCTGCAGTATCGTAAGGAAAACAACAAGCACGGATACTGGAGCGCGCGGCACACGGCTCTTGAAAAGATCGAAGACATCATGAATGAGCCTACGGAAGACGGCATTGCCCAGACAATGGACCGCTTCTGGCAGTCCCTTCAGGATCTGAGCGTGTACCCCGAGGATTCAGGAGCGAGAAGTGTAGTAAGGCAGAACGGGATCGCCCTTGCAGAGACGTTCAACTATACGGCACAATCCCTTGAAGCTGTTCAGCGCGACTATAAAAACCAGCTTGGTGTTGAAAATACCCGGGTCAATTCCCTTCTCGATCAGATCAACAACGTGAACCAGCAAATTGCAAGCGTCGAACCTCACGGATACCTGGCCAACGACCTGTATGATGCAAGAGACAACCTGGTTGACGAGCTCAGTGAGTACGTGAACATCAGCGTCGAACAGGTAAGCAGCGGCGGGATGGCAAAGGAAAATGCGGCTGGACGTTATACAATCAAACTTTTAAACGAACACGGTCAGGATATGGGGGTTACCCTTGTTAACGGGCGATCTCTTGAAGCCGCCCGGTTTGAACTCTCCTACGACGAGGACAGCGGACTAATTGACGGTATTTCTGTCGGCGGCGAAACCTTTGACCCCGAAGAATTTAATTCCTACGGGAAGCTGAAAGGTTCCATCGAAACCCACGGTTATCTTGCGGACGGCGAGGAGTTCGGGCTCATTCCTGAGATGATGCAGAGTATTGACCAGATGGTGTACGCTTTTACATCCGCCTTTAACGACGTGCATGAAAGCGGCATGAGCCTGTATGAAATGGCGAACGGAGAGGAATCAATTGCGTTTTTTGATTTTGCCGGCGGATTGAACATTTCAGCTGGGAATGTAAAAGGCGCTGCCTTAGGGTTAAAAGTAACGGATGATATTTTAGGTGATCTGGACAAAATTGCGGCTGCGACCGTGACCGGCGGAGAAGCGTTCAGCGGTGACGGAAGCAATGCCCTGGCACTGGCCAATGTGAAGGACAATCCTCTTAACTTCGGGGATTCAACAACGAATGTGCAAAGCTTCTACCAGGGTGTAATCGGAGCCCTGGCTGTAAGTACGAATGAAGCAGAACGGATGAGCCGGAACACCGATCAGCTCCGGGAATCGGTGGACGACCGCAGACAGTCCATAAGCGGCGTGTCACTTGATGAGGAAATGACGAACCTGATTAAATTTCAGCATGCTTATAATGCAGCTGCAAGAAACATGACCACCATTGATGAAATGCTCGATCGGATTATTAACGGCATGGGCGTGGTTGGACGATAG
- a CDS encoding DEAD/DEAH box helicase encodes MGRVSSCAVYAIGSSLTAPPVQNHTLGWTGTLSPAQERAARFLTNALNSNKKECLIWAVCGAGKTEMLFEAILESLKKNYRVLIATPRSDVVRELEPRIRQAFPKTSIAALYGGSEDRYKNAHITISTTHQLLRFHHAFDFTIIDEVDAFPYDSDPKLRYAVRRAAKPDTLTAYVTATPDQTMQNIAASQKLPAIKVPRRYHGHPLPVPEYRWAAGWRKKAVKGKVPCNLEHWLETVLGERKQVFLFVPSIRILTLVLPYLQEKFPETDGVYSEDDQRAEKVLTFREGKTRLLLTTTILERGVTVKGVQVGVLGADDHVFTESALVQIAGRAGRSPDEPTGDVIFFHDGKTRAMVKAKNQILMMNRVEVIK; translated from the coding sequence ATGGGACGGGTCAGCTCGTGCGCTGTTTACGCTATAGGCTCATCACTAACAGCCCCACCTGTCCAAAACCATACCCTCGGCTGGACCGGAACCCTTTCGCCGGCCCAGGAAAGAGCCGCCCGCTTCCTTACAAACGCCTTAAACTCAAACAAGAAAGAATGCCTCATCTGGGCGGTCTGTGGCGCAGGGAAAACAGAAATGCTGTTCGAGGCAATCCTCGAATCCCTAAAGAAAAACTACCGCGTTCTTATCGCCACACCCAGATCCGACGTAGTCCGGGAGCTGGAGCCCCGCATCAGACAGGCATTTCCGAAAACAAGTATCGCCGCTCTTTACGGCGGTTCCGAAGACCGCTACAAAAACGCACATATCACCATCAGCACAACCCACCAGCTTCTCCGGTTTCATCACGCCTTTGACTTTACGATCATCGACGAAGTGGACGCCTTTCCATATGACTCCGACCCGAAACTCCGCTACGCTGTCCGGAGGGCAGCAAAACCCGACACCCTCACAGCCTACGTCACAGCCACCCCCGATCAAACGATGCAAAACATAGCCGCGTCCCAAAAGCTTCCGGCAATCAAAGTTCCCCGCCGCTATCACGGTCACCCTCTTCCTGTTCCCGAGTATCGCTGGGCAGCCGGGTGGCGTAAAAAAGCAGTTAAAGGAAAAGTTCCCTGCAACCTTGAACACTGGCTTGAAACCGTTCTGGGGGAAAGAAAACAAGTATTTTTGTTTGTCCCGAGCATCCGGATTCTCACCCTTGTACTTCCATATCTTCAGGAGAAATTCCCTGAAACCGATGGGGTCTACTCGGAAGATGATCAGCGCGCTGAAAAAGTGCTCACGTTTCGTGAAGGAAAAACCAGGCTTCTCCTTACCACCACGATCCTAGAAAGAGGAGTGACCGTGAAAGGTGTCCAGGTGGGAGTTCTTGGTGCCGATGATCACGTATTTACAGAATCGGCTCTCGTCCAGATTGCCGGCAGGGCCGGGCGGAGTCCGGATGAACCGACCGGAGATGTAATCTTCTTTCACGACGGAAAAACAAGAGCGATGGTAAAAGCGAAAAATCAGATTCTCATGATGAACAGAGTGGAGGTCATAAAATGA
- the flgM gene encoding flagellar biosynthesis anti-sigma factor FlgM, protein MKINPMQSLNMYRQQQGGPNNGKSPVNNRKDEVQISSEAKKMQEGTAAAKVRAEKVQEIKERVENGTYEVNVKETARRMYDFWTD, encoded by the coding sequence GTGAAAATTAATCCGATGCAGTCGTTAAATATGTACCGTCAGCAACAGGGCGGGCCGAACAACGGGAAGTCCCCGGTGAACAACCGTAAAGATGAGGTGCAGATTTCATCTGAGGCGAAGAAAATGCAGGAGGGTACGGCGGCAGCGAAAGTGCGGGCCGAGAAGGTTCAGGAAATTAAAGAACGTGTTGAAAACGGAACGTACGAAGTGAATGTGAAGGAAACAGCGAGAAGGATGTATGATTTCTGGACGGACTAA
- a CDS encoding ComF family protein: MKVRDLLAETEHCLWCGETYSEPMSWAAFLGESPLGRFCERCDSKLAPIDFGNACRTCSKPEFSQCDDCAAWNEDPFWSCREFTNRALYEYNPFLKEVIARFKYRGDAALAEAFSERIARAVHPGSIVTSIPLNDEGHYERGFNQATLLAGRLKPVPLLERSLSSGKQSKRSREERIAAAEEQFRILPGAVGKTIVIVDDIYTTGATIRSAARLLYENGAKSVMGVTLARA, translated from the coding sequence ATGAAGGTGCGCGATCTTCTGGCTGAAACGGAACACTGCCTCTGGTGTGGTGAAACATACAGTGAACCGATGAGCTGGGCGGCATTTCTCGGTGAATCTCCTCTCGGGAGATTCTGCGAGAGATGCGACAGTAAGCTTGCTCCGATCGACTTTGGTAATGCCTGCCGGACGTGCAGTAAGCCGGAATTTTCACAGTGTGACGACTGTGCTGCATGGAATGAGGATCCGTTCTGGTCCTGCCGTGAATTTACGAACCGTGCCCTCTATGAATACAACCCGTTTTTAAAAGAAGTGATTGCCCGGTTTAAGTACAGAGGAGATGCTGCTCTTGCTGAAGCTTTTTCAGAACGAATTGCCCGGGCTGTACATCCGGGGAGTATAGTGACTTCCATCCCTTTAAACGACGAGGGTCATTATGAAAGGGGATTTAACCAGGCGACTCTTCTTGCCGGAAGGCTCAAACCGGTTCCCCTGCTGGAGAGAAGCCTGTCTTCCGGGAAGCAGAGCAAGCGCTCGAGAGAGGAGCGGATTGCCGCGGCCGAAGAGCAGTTCCGCATTTTACCCGGTGCAGTTGGAAAAACGATCGTCATTGTGGACGACATTTACACGACGGGGGCGACGATCCGTAGTGCGGCGAGACTTCTTTATGAGAACGGGGCGAAAAGCGTCATGGGTGTCACGCTTGCAAGGGCTTAA
- a CDS encoding flagellin, translating into MIINNNISALNTHRQMGINQQANQSAMEKLSSGLRINRAGDDAAGLAISEKMRAQINGLDQATRNSQDGISMIQTAEGALNETHDILQRMRELAVQSANDTNTDEDRAELQKEVDQLSQEISRIGNNTEFNTQNLLDGTLDNKFHIGANGGQNLSLSIDDMRAEALGVVGVEDANATSFGDFTVTNLTGEAVNIEVVAATDNDNDAVSETTATLNDDGSVTITLAQEAGTATTTGDISATKQDVLDALNSVSGLSAVATDPEEDLTADAESLASEPIAAATFDANKGIDISSQAAADAAITTINDAIESVSAERSKLGAVQNRLEHTINNLGTSAENLQAAESRIRDVDMAAEMMEMTRSNILSQASQSMLAQANQQPQSVLQLLG; encoded by the coding sequence ATGATTATCAACAACAACATTTCAGCGTTAAACACTCACCGTCAGATGGGGATTAACCAGCAGGCGAATCAAAGCGCTATGGAGAAGCTTTCTTCAGGACTTCGTATTAATCGTGCTGGAGATGACGCAGCTGGTCTAGCGATCTCTGAGAAAATGCGTGCTCAAATTAATGGTTTAGATCAAGCTACTCGTAATTCTCAAGATGGAATTTCTATGATTCAAACTGCAGAAGGCGCGCTGAATGAAACTCACGACATTCTTCAACGAATGAGAGAGTTAGCAGTACAATCAGCGAACGACACAAACACTGATGAGGATCGCGCTGAACTTCAAAAAGAAGTTGACCAACTTTCACAAGAGATTAGCCGTATTGGTAACAATACGGAATTTAATACTCAGAATCTTTTAGATGGTACTTTAGATAATAAGTTCCACATCGGAGCAAATGGAGGCCAAAATCTATCTCTTTCTATTGATGATATGAGAGCAGAAGCTTTGGGTGTTGTTGGAGTTGAAGATGCAAACGCAACTAGTTTTGGAGATTTTACTGTCACGAACTTAACAGGTGAAGCAGTAAACATAGAAGTAGTAGCAGCAACTGATAATGACAACGATGCAGTAAGTGAAACAACAGCAACTCTAAATGATGATGGTTCTGTTACTATTACGCTTGCTCAAGAGGCTGGAACCGCTACTACAACCGGTGATATTTCTGCAACTAAACAAGATGTTTTAGATGCCTTGAATAGTGTTAGTGGTTTATCAGCTGTAGCAACTGACCCTGAGGAAGATTTAACAGCTGATGCAGAATCTCTTGCTAGTGAACCTATCGCAGCAGCGACTTTTGATGCAAATAAAGGTATAGATATCTCTTCTCAAGCTGCTGCCGATGCTGCAATTACAACTATCAATGATGCAATCGAATCTGTATCTGCTGAGCGTTCTAAACTTGGTGCGGTTCAAAACCGTTTAGAGCACACAATCAACAACTTAGGTACATCTGCTGAGAACTTACAAGCTGCAGAATCTCGTATCCGTGACGTTGATATGGCTGCTGAAATGATGGAAATGACTCGTTCTAACATCCTTTCTCAAGCTTCACAATCTATGCTTGCACAAGCTAATCAACAACCACAATCTGTATTACAATTACTTGGATAA
- a CDS encoding competence protein ComK — MREVYAEEYEVGYQTLALLPHADMIYQAKAVELDRTVYVAQPCIKIIEYACLSGGSSFNGRRDAVLFHTGFQKRVPVPLSVSHRICAFPTQSPHIHECAWIFSQHLKKVSEIEEKDSPPKQKKKPHSRVHFSTGKHLDLNVSKHVLDKQMTRASHCMSLFAKL, encoded by the coding sequence ATGAGAGAAGTATATGCAGAAGAATACGAAGTAGGGTATCAGACGTTAGCGCTGTTACCACATGCAGACATGATCTATCAAGCAAAAGCCGTAGAATTGGATCGGACAGTTTATGTTGCCCAGCCTTGTATCAAGATTATTGAGTATGCCTGTTTAAGCGGAGGTTCATCATTTAACGGAAGAAGAGATGCTGTGTTGTTTCATACGGGGTTTCAGAAGAGGGTGCCTGTTCCTTTATCTGTTTCTCACCGCATTTGTGCCTTCCCAACACAGTCTCCTCACATCCATGAGTGTGCCTGGATATTTTCACAGCACCTGAAGAAAGTATCTGAAATAGAAGAAAAGGATTCGCCGCCAAAGCAAAAAAAGAAGCCCCACTCGAGGGTTCACTTTTCCACGGGGAAGCACCTGGATTTAAATGTGTCCAAGCATGTGCTGGACAAGCAAATGACAAGAGCGTCCCACTGCATGTCACTGTTTGCGAAACTGTAA
- the csrA gene encoding carbon storage regulator CsrA — translation MLVLSRKLNESIKVSDDIEVKIIAVDGDQVKLGIEAPRHIDIHRKEIYDAIQNENQAAALTTVEMLKKLSDSVNKS, via the coding sequence ATGCTGGTCCTCTCAAGAAAGCTGAATGAGTCAATCAAGGTCAGTGACGACATTGAAGTGAAAATTATTGCTGTTGACGGGGATCAGGTAAAGCTCGGGATCGAAGCCCCCCGCCATATCGATATTCACCGTAAGGAAATTTACGACGCCATACAGAACGAAAACCAGGCCGCTGCACTCACCACTGTCGAAATGTTGAAAAAATTATCCGACTCGGTTAATAAGTCTTAG
- a CDS encoding DUF6470 family protein: MDISQIRIQSEQGQIGMSHSRPHMQIRQHNAVMEIDQKLAGNLSISRTASKLFIDQSEAFADANLKSPLRMASEWSAGGKQRALQYAAKKAQEGEQLKAIENGVNMLPRVAKNHSDPPAKEINLGYMPKNMSRVRFTYQPSEIKVDSAWPDPSIRFHIQKPELSAPPWEVNVYMKKNPSITMDVVPSLINRHV; the protein is encoded by the coding sequence ATGGATATTTCCCAGATACGAATTCAGTCGGAGCAAGGTCAGATCGGGATGTCACACTCCCGCCCCCATATGCAGATCAGGCAGCATAACGCTGTGATGGAAATTGACCAGAAGCTTGCCGGAAATTTATCGATCAGCCGAACAGCGTCAAAGCTGTTTATTGATCAGAGCGAAGCCTTTGCCGATGCGAACCTGAAAAGCCCACTCCGGATGGCATCGGAATGGTCAGCGGGCGGAAAACAGCGTGCTCTTCAGTACGCGGCCAAAAAGGCGCAGGAGGGGGAGCAGCTGAAAGCGATTGAAAACGGTGTGAATATGCTCCCCCGGGTGGCGAAAAACCACAGTGATCCTCCGGCGAAAGAAATTAATCTTGGGTACATGCCAAAAAACATGTCCCGGGTCCGGTTCACCTATCAGCCTTCTGAAATCAAAGTGGACAGTGCCTGGCCGGATCCGTCCATCCGCTTTCATATTCAAAAACCCGAACTTTCGGCTCCTCCCTGGGAGGTTAATGTGTATATGAAAAAGAATCCATCTATCACGATGGATGTCGTCCCTTCTTTAATTAATCGACATGTTTAG
- a CDS encoding helix-turn-helix transcriptional regulator produces the protein MMITMTNTPTITANVLFLDQNQHLTASDMEELSYEYADCQFDHLSALPRIDNHYDFIVVLAHSHDRSTVRRLHALIESEAHTNIIVASVEDNPASLFPYINNNIQGFMSLRYFKENATFVFRHMKEQALFLEPAYHSVLILEIERIKLREQPIKKLILQKEIVQEILSENEQNVLQLLLEGNNNLQIAQSLYLAPSTISTIISHLLKKMNANDRTDALVKSIRNGWVDAYR, from the coding sequence ATGATGATTACAATGACGAACACTCCAACTATCACAGCAAATGTTCTGTTTTTGGATCAAAACCAACATTTAACCGCAAGTGATATGGAAGAGTTATCGTATGAGTATGCAGACTGTCAGTTTGATCACCTTTCAGCATTGCCTAGAATAGATAATCATTACGATTTTATTGTGGTGCTCGCCCATAGCCATGACCGCTCCACCGTACGCAGACTTCATGCACTTATTGAATCAGAAGCTCATACAAATATTATTGTAGCAAGCGTGGAAGACAACCCGGCTTCTCTGTTTCCGTACATAAATAACAATATCCAGGGTTTTATGTCACTGCGCTATTTTAAAGAAAACGCTACTTTTGTGTTCAGGCATATGAAAGAACAGGCACTGTTCTTGGAGCCGGCCTATCATTCAGTGCTGATACTTGAGATCGAACGCATCAAATTAAGAGAACAGCCGATTAAGAAGCTGATTCTTCAAAAAGAAATTGTACAGGAGATTCTATCTGAAAACGAACAGAATGTTCTTCAGCTCCTGCTGGAAGGAAACAATAATCTGCAGATTGCCCAGTCACTTTACCTGGCGCCTTCAACGATCAGCACGATTATCAGTCATCTGCTTAAAAAGATGAATGCCAATGACCGCACAGATGCCCTCGTCAAATCCATTCGAAACGGATGGGTCGACGCATACCGCTAA
- a CDS encoding flagellar protein FlgN — MVLTAVLKELTQLHQLFNELAKEKTEAVRKGQIEDLEKIMKQETACIHQLKKLEEKRQRATSVWLETQGLVKENVTVEEIIPYLDDEEQKELTLWQTRLLEQITMWKEQNDLNEQLIEESLRFVNMSLDVFQPNRSENYSRPDTGHSHTEERRSIFDSKA, encoded by the coding sequence GTGGTTCTTACGGCAGTGTTAAAGGAATTAACCCAGCTTCATCAGCTTTTTAACGAGCTGGCAAAAGAAAAGACCGAAGCGGTGAGAAAAGGGCAGATTGAAGACCTGGAGAAGATTATGAAACAGGAAACGGCGTGTATCCATCAGCTTAAGAAGCTTGAGGAAAAGCGTCAGCGTGCCACATCCGTCTGGCTTGAAACACAAGGGCTTGTAAAAGAAAACGTAACGGTGGAGGAAATCATCCCTTATTTAGATGACGAGGAGCAAAAAGAGCTTACCCTCTGGCAGACGAGACTGCTTGAGCAGATTACGATGTGGAAAGAGCAAAACGATCTGAATGAGCAGCTGATCGAAGAGTCTTTACGTTTTGTGAACATGTCCCTCGATGTGTTTCAGCCGAATCGGTCCGAGAATTACAGCCGGCCTGACACCGGGCATTCCCACACCGAAGAAAGACGATCGATATTTGATTCAAAAGCGTAA
- the fliW gene encoding flagellar assembly protein FliW produces the protein MQLKTKYSGDVEVDDSQVIHFPHGIPSFEEERSFVMLPFSAEPSPFYILQSVTTSELAFVMADPFPFFSDYRVELTDSTIEQLEIKNEEEVSIFGVLTVKDPFEETTVNLSGPIVINNREKRGKQVLLQDGKYHTRHRFLTETSAHREAR, from the coding sequence TTGCAGCTGAAAACAAAATATTCAGGAGATGTGGAAGTGGATGACAGTCAGGTTATTCATTTTCCCCACGGGATTCCAAGCTTTGAAGAGGAGCGCTCATTTGTAATGCTTCCTTTCAGCGCAGAACCGAGCCCGTTTTACATTCTCCAATCCGTAACTACCTCAGAACTTGCCTTTGTTATGGCAGACCCTTTTCCATTTTTCTCTGATTACCGTGTTGAATTAACGGACAGTACGATTGAGCAGCTGGAAATTAAGAATGAAGAAGAGGTATCCATATTCGGTGTGCTTACGGTCAAGGATCCCTTTGAGGAGACGACGGTCAACTTAAGCGGACCGATTGTGATTAACAACCGTGAAAAAAGAGGAAAACAAGTTCTTTTGCAGGACGGTAAGTACCATACCCGGCACCGGTTTCTTACAGAGACCTCTGCACACAGGGAGGCCCGGTAA
- a CDS encoding flagellar protein FlaG → MDVKPVGSMTVNDLFAKVQGDRAENNRQGWTTESERAVEKKKNWSKDELSEKLDTVNKLSDLQNTSVQFQLHEGLDRMFVKIVDRNTQEVVKEIPPEEFLDMISSMLEFAGIIIDEKI, encoded by the coding sequence ATGGATGTGAAGCCGGTTGGTTCGATGACAGTTAATGACCTTTTTGCAAAGGTTCAAGGAGATCGGGCCGAGAATAATCGTCAGGGATGGACGACAGAGTCAGAGAGAGCAGTTGAAAAGAAAAAAAACTGGTCAAAGGACGAGCTGTCGGAAAAGCTGGATACTGTAAACAAGCTGTCAGACTTACAGAATACAAGTGTCCAGTTTCAGCTCCACGAAGGACTAGACCGGATGTTTGTAAAAATTGTAGATCGGAATACACAGGAAGTAGTTAAAGAGATTCCGCCTGAGGAGTTTCTGGACATGATTTCGTCGATGCTGGAGTTTGCCGGGATTATTATTGATGAAAAGATTTGA
- a CDS encoding TIGR03826 family flagellar region protein, with the protein MPELSNCPKCDRLFVKSLRTVCEGCHHEVEMMFEKVYMFIRKRENRTAAMHEVTEATGVEETQITQFIREGRLHLAQFPNLAYACEKCGSYIREGRICSSCKGELRSGLDRSAQESAFQKRKEARQNRSATYHSIRVDKKE; encoded by the coding sequence ATGCCTGAGTTGAGTAATTGTCCGAAATGTGACCGGTTGTTTGTGAAAAGTCTGAGGACGGTGTGTGAAGGTTGCCATCATGAAGTGGAAATGATGTTTGAGAAAGTATATATGTTTATCAGGAAGCGTGAGAACAGAACGGCGGCGATGCATGAGGTGACGGAAGCGACAGGGGTTGAGGAAACCCAGATTACGCAGTTTATCCGGGAGGGCCGGCTTCATTTAGCTCAGTTTCCGAATCTCGCTTACGCCTGTGAGAAGTGCGGTTCATATATACGGGAGGGACGAATTTGCTCTTCGTGCAAGGGGGAACTCCGCTCGGGATTGGACCGCTCAGCACAGGAATCGGCTTTTCAGAAGCGTAAAGAGGCGCGGCAAAACCGTTCCGCCACGTATCATTCGATTCGAGTTGATAAAAAAGAGTAA